Proteins encoded within one genomic window of Gadus macrocephalus chromosome 16, ASM3116895v1:
- the mlf1 gene encoding myeloid leukemia factor 1 isoform X2, whose product MMRSFSDPFGGTPFMSSLTDCREQRRGSAAPPGTSLTLRDEHRDADVRNPFSMLDNMMLNMRTRMDDMHKNFDNLSTDSSNPNSHSFSSSSVTTYSKVGNEPPKVFQASSQTRRAPGGITETRQALRDSESGLEKMAIGHHIQDRGHVVEKKHNKKTGEKELNQDFQNMDESEAQTFDKEFQSKLTQGQPSVPISRLEAPRAPRAVHQAALTASEPPHRERRVHVAEGKKQVHCDKVKGSGVAQQ is encoded by the exons ATGATGCGCAGTTTTTCCGACCCGTTCGGCGGCACCCCCTTCATGTCCAGCCTGACGGACTGCAGGGAGCAGAGACGAGGGTCCGCTGCCCCCCCAGGCACCTCTCTGACTCTCAGAGACGAGCACCGG GACGCGGACGTGAGGAACCCCTTCAGCATGCTGGACAACATGATGCTCAACATGAGGACCCGCATGGACGACATGCACAAAAACTTT GATAACCTATCCACAGACTCCAGCAACCCGAATAGCCACTCGTTCAGCTCCTCGTCAGTCACCACCTATTCCAAGGTGGGCAACGAGCCTCCCAAGGTGTTCCAGGCCTCTTCGCAGACTCGCAGAGCCCCCGGAGGG ATCACAGAGACCCGGCAAGCACTGAGGGACTCTGAGAGCGGCCTGGAGAAGATGGCCATTGGTCACCACATCCAGGACCGGGGACACGTGGTGGAGAAGAAGCACAACAAGAAGACCGGCGAGAAGGAGCTGAACCAGGACTTCCAGAACATGGATGAAT CCGAGGCGCAGACTTTTGACAAGGAGTTTCAGTCTAAGCTGACTCAAGGCCAGCCTTCTGTCCCCATATCGCGCCTGGAggcccccagggccccccgGGCTGTGCACCAGGCAGCCCTCACCGCATCTGAACCCCCCCACAG ggagaggagagtgcACGTAGCCGAAGGGAAGAAGCAGGTCCACTGCGACAAAGTGAAGGGCTCAGGTGTGGCCCAGCAATAA
- the mlf1 gene encoding myeloid leukemia factor 1 isoform X1, whose translation MFNSLTTARDFEEDPFFSDPFQAHNDRVRQMMRSFSDPFGGTPFMSSLTDCREQRRGSAAPPGTSLTLRDEHRDADVRNPFSMLDNMMLNMRTRMDDMHKNFDNLSTDSSNPNSHSFSSSSVTTYSKVGNEPPKVFQASSQTRRAPGGITETRQALRDSESGLEKMAIGHHIQDRGHVVEKKHNKKTGEKELNQDFQNMDESEAQTFDKEFQSKLTQGQPSVPISRLEAPRAPRAVHQAALTASEPPHRERRVHVAEGKKQVHCDKVKGSGVAQQ comes from the exons ATGTTCAACAGTCTTACCACTGCCAGGGACTTTGAAGAGGACCCGTTCTTCTC GGATCCATTCCAGGCTCATAATGACCGCGTGAGACAGATGATGCGCAGTTTTTCCGACCCGTTCGGCGGCACCCCCTTCATGTCCAGCCTGACGGACTGCAGGGAGCAGAGACGAGGGTCCGCTGCCCCCCCAGGCACCTCTCTGACTCTCAGAGACGAGCACCGG GACGCGGACGTGAGGAACCCCTTCAGCATGCTGGACAACATGATGCTCAACATGAGGACCCGCATGGACGACATGCACAAAAACTTT GATAACCTATCCACAGACTCCAGCAACCCGAATAGCCACTCGTTCAGCTCCTCGTCAGTCACCACCTATTCCAAGGTGGGCAACGAGCCTCCCAAGGTGTTCCAGGCCTCTTCGCAGACTCGCAGAGCCCCCGGAGGG ATCACAGAGACCCGGCAAGCACTGAGGGACTCTGAGAGCGGCCTGGAGAAGATGGCCATTGGTCACCACATCCAGGACCGGGGACACGTGGTGGAGAAGAAGCACAACAAGAAGACCGGCGAGAAGGAGCTGAACCAGGACTTCCAGAACATGGATGAAT CCGAGGCGCAGACTTTTGACAAGGAGTTTCAGTCTAAGCTGACTCAAGGCCAGCCTTCTGTCCCCATATCGCGCCTGGAggcccccagggccccccgGGCTGTGCACCAGGCAGCCCTCACCGCATCTGAACCCCCCCACAG ggagaggagagtgcACGTAGCCGAAGGGAAGAAGCAGGTCCACTGCGACAAAGTGAAGGGCTCAGGTGTGGCCCAGCAATAA
- the med29 gene encoding mediator of RNA polymerase II transcription subunit 29 — protein MAAQQQQQGVGAVPPTGMQQATSIQQQLSQQQDVDPVQRFKMLIPQLKESLQFVMRIASSNLEHNMAIDNGIKTNDLPAQRFDKSLEEFYALCDQLELCLRLAYECLSQSIDSAKHSPNLVPTATKPDTVQNESLSYSQYLGMIKSQISCAKDIHNALLECSKKIAGKGQPQGIMQ, from the exons ATGGCAgcgcagcaacagcagcagggtGTAGGAGCGGTTCCGCCGACCGGGATGCAGCAAGCTACGTCTATACAGCAACAACTTAGTCAACAACAAGACGTGGACCCGGTCCAGAGGTTCAAGATGTTGATCCCGCAGCTGAAGGAGAGCCTGCAG TTTGTCATGAGGATCGCGTCTTCGAATTTGGAACACAACATGGCAATTGATAATGGGAT AAAAACCAACGATCTCCCCGCACAACGCTTTGACAAAAGTCTGGAGGAGTTTTATGCCCTTTGTGATCAACTTGAACTCtgcctg CGGCTGGCCTACGAGTGCCTCTCCCAGAGTATAGACAGTGCTAAACACTCCCCCAACCTGGTCCCCACAGCCACCAAGCCCGACACGGTGCAGAACGAGTCACTGTCGTACTCCCAGTACCTTGGCATGATCAAGTCTCAGATCTCTTGTGCCAAAGACATCCACAACGCTCTGCTGGAATGCTCTAAGAAGATCGCAGGAAAGGGACAGCCACAAGGGATCATGCAGTAG